One Eubalaena glacialis isolate mEubGla1 chromosome 11, mEubGla1.1.hap2.+ XY, whole genome shotgun sequence DNA segment encodes these proteins:
- the SMIM45 gene encoding small integral membrane protein 45 — protein sequence MPHFLDWFVPVYLFISVLILVGFGACIYYFEPGLQEAHKWRMQRPLVDRDLCKTLMVRDNLAFGGPEV from the coding sequence ATGCCGCACTTCCTGGACTGGTTCGTGCCTGTTTACCTGTTCATCTCTGTCCTCATCCTGGTGGGCTTCGGCGCCTGCATCTACTACTTCGAGCCCGGTTTGCAGGAGGCGCACAAGTGGCGCATGCAGCGCCCCCTGGTGGACCGTGACCTCTGCAAGACACTGATGGTTCGCGACAACCTGGCCTTCGGGGGCCCCGAGGTCTGA